Genomic window (Gadus macrocephalus chromosome 13, ASM3116895v1):
aattttaacgtgacgccgccattcgttcatccgcggttaagccagccgtcacacaaaatcttcgtgcgcctttactctaaacagcctttgggtggtatctcgcaacgttttcaaaataaaacccttcacctacgtgtgtagatatatggggtgcgaatgagagggtgttgtccaggatgacgccgaggctcttgactttttttttcacaatgtcttgttttttaaaaaatgtatgatgactatatgctctgtaaggtgaccttgggtgtcttgaaaggcgcctctaaatgaaatgtattattattattattattatatatagaacactagctggcggcgtctagaatgtccgcacttgcggacatcttgccagtcagctgctcacccataacattgtgttggtagtggtacatgtactttataaataaccataacttgctaaattttcaaccgttttaccaacggttgggtttcttacaaaccttattaacgtggttataatgtTGTACcaattttagaacatttcaattttttttaatctaacataattattcatcagtatcaagtatgcagtgccgtaactacatctctgacgtttagaacaaaacaaaccgtttgaaaatgtagcaaggtggttacggttatttaaaaagtacatgtaccactaccaagtcaacacagtgtaGAGTTTAGATTTTCTGCCCGCACCCGAGCCCGAACCGAACCGACCCGACCCACGGGCCGGGTCGGTCCAATATTTCCCGCCACTATCCTCGGGTCGGATCGGACCGGGCGtgatcaagcttttttttttttttttttttttttttaatcactatTAGCTTAATTGGTACGGGCAAAATTGTCTATTAATCAGACGAAATATTCTATATAGGTAGATAATATTCTTAATGTATACAAAGTTGCAGAAGTCAGACTACGAAATTGCAAAAGGCAACGTGTCATGCGCAGTTTTCCTCCACTGGCAAGCgtaacaccggctcgtacatgtacggttcgttggatacaacaaattcctcataatcgtcttcaaaagcagatgcatcgctaactcctccaaacgtgggcatatcttgttaattgaatacgcttatagaattccttcgttcactgtactctgcgtttgtagcaatgacagcggcaggtaacatcagtccgccgctgccgtagcctacgtacaggaatataaacactgctgctgagaccccgcaattccctcaaaatgcaatgcaatgcaaggttggttttatttctaacattattctataaacagacatttagatttatggtctgtcgttataattgatttacctcgggggTACTGGAGTGGGtatgactgtttttaatagcaggctagcattacccgttgacttgcgctagcctagcacgagcaaactctgcaactagaaggactatgaaatgtgttgaaaactgtctccagtgatatagaataccaatgctcacttgggaatcaggccctatgtccaaaattccgaactacccctttaagaaatGGTCGGGTTTAAATCGGTCGCGGGCTCATCATTACAGTTAATGtaccgggccgggccgggccgggctcgaATGAGCACGGGCTCGGATAGGGTCGGGTTTGATTTttcggcccgatctaagctctaacacagtgttatgggtgagcagctgactgtggcaagttggccgccagtgcggaccttcgactccattggccagcagaatatgcatgtgtacgtttttcaaatgacattttctcaaaatctatacagtaaaataacatggttccttgtgtacaagtagtcagcacacgggttaatatggtcatatcagtcagtgcctgaacttatgtgaaattcggtctatagcccacttgctgacataatgcaattttgcaaaggcgagaatatgcatgtgtacgtttttcaaatgacattttctctaaatctatacagttaaatctaatggttccttgtgtacaagtagtcggtacaacagttagtatggtcatatcagtcagtgcctgaacttatgtgaaattcggtctatagcccacttcaaaatgctgacataatgcaattttgcattatggtgaccgattaaatgtgatgggaaaaataaaacgacttgtccgacttgagggccgcgttatgaaacgatgcgtcagataaacgatcgcacacatacgacacagcctataaactcaacaaatgaatcctatttaacagcccgttccctagtaaatcatttaatttttttcgtcaagtgaccgtaacatacctttgttttccgttcgttccttgcagaaacaacacagacagaataagcttattaataatcagacggaaatcatcgagcgatgtcttttgttcagaagcgtttttcaatatgtgtgcaacagtagacatgcaaacgttaaagattcttagaaaaaaattccaacgtcatgcagctcattgtgacgtcataagagagatgacctctccaccgtggccgtgtgtgtgtgttcctgtcctgtgtttgtgcgtgtgtgtgttacggacagtgctgttagcctagcagaggcgagatgtttgcatgtcatgaatattcataataagagccaaaatctatctatcaatgtaagcacaaacagaggatcatgggcatcagggctccgtttcccgataacgatgctcgtacgatcattctcacgatggatcttgcaagccatcgtaaatttctttggagcgcttcgaacgcgcgttcactgcactcacgacgttcgtaggattgtaaccgtctactgacacggtgctgaaatgggctccgtaggagggggcgacgcaggaatgatgcaggaaaatggggttaaaaagcgttaaaatatctccccatcaaggccatcaacagaatagcctacgaaaagattagactgcaataatatgaatactaaagatattaaaacacaattgattaggcctaggctgacatatgctacattagtccttatcctgaacgcactactacattttttcaaggcattttcccccctgaaataattacataaatagcttgtgtgacaactacatttatcttaatgtgcagcaaagagccgactatctgattccgcataaggtttcattgattggcgcgcaatttagaatctatgatgtaaaacaaaaaatgcaacattccattaattcagtagcattcaaactcagattctgggcattgaaacccggctattgctgacccgattaggagagcttggtctagatcctgcccatattgttgggcaggatgatgtataggcctttttacactgccaagccggacacccgcatgcaagaatgagctcacgtctgagtaaaggctacaaacgaaattaactatttacaagtgcaaaaacgtcaacttattgttcattttgctgagcacccgttttttatcccgacaaaagccttgtaaggaaagttcctctgcgtctctcgtagatcgtaggcctaccatctttcaaggtattttttaatgtgactacaTAACCTTCCCTCACATGAtaagcagctcgcggatttcacttacaccgaaacagcctgccctggccatcatatcccttcttctccgggtaggctatactaggttattaacttatcctggaaatgataatagtatattaaacaaatcccagcaccacaccaaaaggaggcagcaaatcagCGCTAAACATATCCATCTGctcatttccacatggtaagagagcaacacaaaacaggtttataatatttggatgttttattttctttaaatcaagcaggttacatttcattcgtttttacacaatctgatatttggaggcatttgcaaatatgctcataaattacatgatttgtaatcccaaaAAATGAGGTGGTTAatcaatattgggatcaacagtgatcaccctactaatgtaggcattacgtatgcaggcagaaaaagaaaagttcccattaaggtctcatgtgaaacaccacaggtctgaaatactcaggaacacatgaaaatggcacaaaaatgaatttcactctccaaccttttgctaaagagacgttgacaggcccacagagagcctggagctcacgggacaacattcacacacattctgcttcatgaagaggtcagattatcgtcagaccatagacattacatgcaaggacactgaacatttggccggattacacatagaaatgcaatccaaaacaaaatgggtaaagataaagcatgtttattgatgcggcaaacaaaaggttcaaatatcctccaaagcacttcaagccctcaaagaatgaaactcaaaacgcagatgaggtaaaagaagaaactactaaattaaagtggagcgacccagggacaagtctggtttgggttaaagattatggatggttaactttgtgtaacgtgtttggacaagcaagtttaggtattaggcatgcgacttcaggtattaggcaagcgacttcaggtattacgcaagcgacttcaggtattaggcaagcgagtttagccaagcgagtacaggcaagtgAGTCAaactaagcgagtttaggttttatgcaagcgagtttaggttttatgctagcgagtttagccaagcgagtacaggcaagcgagtcaagctaagcaagttcaggcaagcgagtttaggcaagcgagtttaggcaagcgagtttaggcaagcgagtttaggcaagcgagtttaggcaagcgagtttaggcaagcgagttcaggtattaggcaagcgagtttaggcaagcaagttcaggtattaggcaagcgacacgagtttagccaagcaagttcaggttttatgcaagcgagtttagacaagcaagtttaggcaagagagtcaagttactttaggcctcactttatttgcggataaattgcggcattaggtttagaaagaaggttaagatccaggctcaggtttgcttccagcctcgtccctctagtcgctccctataaagagggttcccagctaccgtgttaaaatacaacagctgggattacagatatggagtacagaaataaatgacaaagattgattcaaacattcttcccccaaaatgtggtgcaacataaaaatggagaaaataattactttctctccattgaaacccagtcatatcttacgatctcacgaggtcccgccgcaaggggcggacttacgagctctatagagtgtgcactgtgtgttgatgttgggtgtggattaatgtgctggtgtagccatccagggatcctcagggtttatgggagtaggacacactggtgtagttcagtactgtgaagtaaattgatgcaaaaagtagaatcagtgtcaagggcaatcaaatgtctataaatgcaggaacagccccatctggtctcaatcagcatagacttaaattagcgaaaaaacaagcatttatttaccgcaacagtcctagtgctggaggaccaggtttaaaaaaaattcaatacgagcctccaggtgcattggagttactgcatttaattaactttaatttaattaagagcacactagtcagtggagatgttcacagaaaagacttgtcttcagacctttataaagattaggagggattatataattgccgtttgacgcgttaggtctgttcaaggaggaagtaaatatttaccagcgttgggtctctgcaccatgacacccagctgccgcacatctggtctccctttaagtcgcctgaaggagaggtcaacttaattgaacctaaggggaatgggtcacaagaaaaggtaaggataaatcaaagctaaacatagaaaggatgaaaacaagcattgtccaacatggggttcggcgatattttgatgtaaaaacatttaggtgtatgatccaaccatcaaaaacaggctcttcttatcatgtttccaatgtaccccgagttgctacgccctcagccaccaggtggcagacttgattttgtcagtagaaggagcaaaatagccatccagcttgattacagcaatagtagaggagcgagtcaaaataatgcgtttgagcaccttcagccattggctcttgttcaaggacatcccgctgattggctgaagtcagatctttttctctagaaagtttgttacagaagaagcccctagtatcaaagcaacatacccgccaaacaaaactaaccttgttgaataaatgaaaatgtcttcaagatggtcaatccagtatcttaccggttccacatGGAGTCTCTAGTCTGCTGCGCTGCAGGCCTTAGGTCTgtcctctgctccgggacgaggtcttgagtataaagaaccagtcagtcatcaagctgcttggtctcttcaaagaggtggaggtttgaccgcctgcaccatgaggacgctgtggatacggtatgggaccatttatcagcggatctgaactgcagaactctaatcacatcagctgtagatttatgtaccttctccggaaagatgagtggtcgtcagcccctgagcagtgatcttcatccccagtgactccttcaatcctgctggagcaaacactcagttaccattgggagatgacccagctaccctagtgtactcactactaagtgatacaacccggttcagtgtttcccccagacaatgtACAGGCAAGTAGAGGCGGtcactttgttattgcataattcttttttatatatcatttttctacattggtagtcaaggcggggccctactgttaagacggccttaaccatacagtgctgggggaaacactgcagttacttGAGTTAAACATGGGAGTTTAGTCCCCACATGGCGAtaccaccagttcatggctgcgctctttgattttctcgttgatcagattgacctggagaaagagcttaccttccatggatgaggagctggttggtctaatcacgacccgccttcggacctccaccgccggatcccccagccgtcctccaccgccgggaccgtctcctccaggacctccaccgggccaaccgcctggacctccgcaacgtcgcctcatttcttctgaaatgtgacacacgttctatttgcaccccggacattcctccccgttcatgatgcactggagaagagtttagctttactggatgaggagccgccgcctccgggccctccaggcacgccgccgcctccgggccctccaggacgccgccgcctccgggccctccaggacgccgccgccgccaccgccgggccctccaggacgccgccgccgccaccgccgggccctccaggacgccgccgccgccaggccctccaggacgccgccgccgccgggccctccaggctgaccaccgccgccgggccctccaggctgacccgccgccaggtggacgccaccgccgggacctccaggttggtcccaaccaccgcctccaggccctccaggttggtcccaaccaccgcctccaggccctccaggttggacccaaccaccgcctccaggcccaccgactccaggacctccaggtttgcctccaggacctcggccgtctccaggccttccaggttggccgcctccaggcccttctgaaatgtgagacacaagttccagttgcacacaggaacatttctcccctttcatcatggatgcactgaagatgagtttaactttactggatgaggagccgccacctggccctccatgccgccccttccaggttggacgcctccaggacctccaggctggcctctgcctccaggctggcctctgcctccaggctggcctctgcctccaggacctccgcctccaggacctccgcctcagtccttctgaaaggcgaatgacacgttccatttgcacactgcacatttctccccgtacatgatgcagataatcaactcctcctctgctttagctcccacagatctcactgatgccctactgtgcagtcttgagtgaggtattatttaacccaacagccagccacacacacctagcctacatcctggagctggccctagtggctgagaatgcatctgacatttttcagaacacctcagagttgctgtggctgcatgtcagttttaattctaaacaattcaccaagcctagaaaaaatgtgcagctgtgcagttccgtgtctcaccgttctgcatccgttgggctgcacggctcccggccttccctccacctgcagcgagcgcctccagacgaccgccatggacctcacggcgagcacctccagacgaccgccacggacctccagacgagcacctccagacgaccgcctccatcacctctactgaaacaagtcaaaatctatttaaacactggagatttttctcctcgctcactcagatgtcaatagcttatcttctcccattctgtgcgttcttgagaagtatcatttcctataaactcccaaacccagccacacatctaatcttcataaggacactagtcctagtggctgagaacgcttggctaacaagccaatcacaaccaatgactgaattccagttttattctgaaccgtttgaccacgccaaggaggagtttataggatgtgcagttccacggctcacccgtctgttcctgtaggactgaacggctcctggccaacatccacctgcagctcccagctccagacccgctctgttgaagcctctgggagtacaatccgctcctgaacaaaaacaactgttcataaatcatttggtactctgcaatccttggaaatattatgaagcatgagttggaatagaaaatgttcaaatcctgtataatgattaattgttgtacaaatgtgtatagttctattgattacttttttacttctataaaacatttaatgaaagtgggaaactacacaagaaaagtaaatgaatgcggttttaacgcagttatattagtaaagcaagtcttacccaaaaaataaatggtgaccacattttatcattattattattaactatttagtgcttcactaaattcctatagcaagtggaaacgttactctccttcattggtgatgttcatgttcctcgatatcttccaatggactcgttgtgaaatccttctggatcctctgcgtTTAAGTGCGATGTccaatttccaaggggcgtgtctaaagggcgcgatctaaaatgggtcgatgctatgctattggataggcctcgactaatcatagcattggaacgggtgatgcagaaatacatattcctcaaaatctttgagtagtagtcgttcgttcttttagtgagcatatacagtctttagttcactaacttccatctttgttgttgaaacacctctacatgttgcgtatatccaacctcacattagatagcCAAAGGGTTGCTTTTGGTCGGTCTATTTCAtaccgggcagaaaacgttatataacggaggggcgcctgaccgcatctttgaagagcaaattatatacgaggtccgtctagttccgaagctattggtgaaatacgcaaaacgaatattgaaatgttaattttggcatttaatttgcatctacattttgccagtgaaggagtttaggtttgccaatccgaggtctaacaggcagtaaacatgttcattaaaatacaaatgcaaagtccacagaacatacgcgaataaaaaccacatagcaccaccagcggtcaacagcagcaagtgtattgaaagtagaaaagtagtaaagagaagaatagaattgggagagtggtgtgcaagtcagacaccgcatctaacccaggaccaccttgcagatcacaagcagcAAACCTACCAGACCAAccagacacacatcaacaggcccccagtcagtagggtcagtcagacaggtttccacagaagggctcaatggggttatgggttgagcaaaaacagacccctttcttccttccacaagttTCCATCCTCGATTTTTCAGACATGtggagtcggacatgtttcaagttatccgtagattcctgagggcagtgaaggatctgcagaaggtgacgtccaggtccagcggtctgccgcattgaccacgagatctttaaccgagtgggactgcctcggtttgtagtaggcctagaacagtttgtgttcaacatcgtggaggtcctcgtttccatcagagttgctgcagttcttccatgctgcttccacagtgagcagaggacacttcccagtgtggtggtcggtgctgtagcggtccgcagcgttagttagtcagtcgatcccatagataaaccactcaacacaaactaccacttccatcagcaaatccacattaacctccagcggtaaaacatgtacaatagaggggcgagaacagacgacaggaggagatggggatgagtacagtgctcatgaaggaagtacCCTGCGTTACTCACTGCGTGGGTCCCGGTGGCAggggtccacgtcggtggccacgatgtccggattgttcagcccacgcaatccaacgcaaaataaacgattaacatccgtcacggtgggggcgctttatgaggagaggcgggggagacgcagctgaaatcaattaagaactagtgacctccagaagaacgtgattggttgtgagC
Coding sequences:
- the LOC132470864 gene encoding uncharacterized protein LOC132470864 isoform X1, which translates into the protein MEGQVAAPHPKGLEAANLEGLETAEVLEANLEVLESVGLEAVVGSNLEGLEAVVGTNLEGLEAVVGTNLEVPAVASTWRRVSLEGPAAVVSLEGPAAAASWRAWRRRRPGGPGGGGSSSKEMRRRCGGPGGWPGGGPGGDGPGGGGRLGDPAVEVRRRVVIRPTSSSSMEAGLKESLGMKITAQGLTTTHLSGEASSWCRRSNLHLFEETKQLDD
- the LOC132470864 gene encoding uncharacterized protein LOC132470864 isoform X2, with protein sequence MEGQVAAPHPKGLEAANLEGLETAEVLEANLEVLESVGLEAVVGSNLEGLEAVVGTNLEGLEAVVGTNLEVPAVASTWRRVSLEGPAAVVSLEGPAAAASWRAWRRRRPGGPGGGGSSSKEMRRRCGGPGGWPGGGPGGDGPGGGGRLGDPAVEVRRRVVIRPTSSSSMEGLKESLGMKITAQGLTTTHLSGEASSWCRRSNLHLFEETKQLDD